One window of the Oncorhynchus gorbuscha isolate QuinsamMale2020 ecotype Even-year linkage group LG17, OgorEven_v1.0, whole genome shotgun sequence genome contains the following:
- the LOC124001922 gene encoding transcription cofactor vestigial-like protein 2: protein MSCLDVMYPVHGHYAPYAPATPAFINNFQAPVGLRSTSPRHRDFMMESRGMQRGPGGVSSGTSVGPGSSSSSYPSAKRPEEGPKEKQEVPEAEYLTSRCILFTYYQGDISSVVDEHFSRALSSYMEGEGKKRALDLGTDTPSPSSRHSFPPSFWDSNYPSSQCRSRCEPRAPTYSMDPYTSGLHPGLPHPHSHLHPAEEWGYAQCQAYGAPRPLHELYSPSGLEPHHPYVPLLMPTVRPSHLGTLPGQHPYDISKLDPTAPWPGLLPPGEMDINMDTGLQHHKKGKELYWF, encoded by the exons ATGAGTTGTTTGGATGTTATGTACCCAGTCCATGGACATTACGCACCGTACGCGCCAGCCACTCCCGCGTTCATCAACAACTTCCAG gcACCAGTCGGTCTGAGGAGCACCTCTCCTCGCCACAGAGACTTCATGATGGAAAGCAGGGGGATGCAAAGGGGTCCCGGGGGGGTGTCGTCAGGCACCAGCGTGGGCCCcggctcttcctcttcctcatatCCCTCCGCCAAGCGACCGGAGGAAGGCCCTAAGGAGAAACAGGAAGTCCCCGAGGCTGAGTACCTGACGTCACGTTGCATCCTCTTCACGTACTACCAGGGGGACATCAGCAGTGTGGTGGACGAACACTTCTCCAGGGCACTCAGCTCCTACATGGAAGGAGAGGGCAAGAAGAGGGCGTTGGACCTGGGCACAG aCACCCCTTCACCCAGCAGTCGCCACAGCTTCCCCCCATCCTTCTGGGATAGCAACTACCCCTCCTCCCAGTGTCGCTCCCGCTGCGAGCCCAGAGCGCCCACCTATTCCATGGACCCCTACACTTCCGGACTCCACCCAGGCCTTCCTCACCCCCACTCACACCTGCACCCAGCAGAGGAGTGGGGCTACGCACAATGCCAAGCCTACGGGGCCCCCAGGCCCCTCCATGAACTCTATTCCCCCAGCGGCCTAGAGCCCCACCACCCATATGTCCCCCTTCTCATGCCCACTGTGCGACCCTCCCACCTGGGCACCCTCCCCGGACAACACCCCTACGATATCAGCAAGCTGGACCCCACCGCCCCCTGGCCGGGCCTGCTGCCCCCAGGTGAGATGGACATCAACATGGACACAG
- the LOC124001531 gene encoding YTH domain-containing family protein 2-like: MSASSLLEQRPKGQGNKVQNGAVTQKDTLNDDEFEPYLNPQARQSNAYTAMSDSYMPSYYSPSIGFSYSLNEAAWSTGGDPPMPYLTSYGQLSNGEHHFLPDPMFGQPGPLGSNPFLGQHSFNFFPSSMDFSAWGNNSSQGQSTQNSGYSSSYAYAPSSLGGAMIDGQSPFAQNEPLNKAPGMNSLDQGMAGLKIGGGAGDMGAPKVVGSGLPRGSLGHSQVSGGAPSMPLPPVSNAPAKPASWADIASKPAKPQPKLKTKGGIAGTNLPPPPIKHNMDIGTWDNKGTMPKASTPQQAPLPSNGQPPNQASPQPGTMAGGTPQLPLSNGQLVASSAQLGQHQFPPNGQQGLGGQLQLSQGPPPTTQPSQPTRWVPPRNRANGFGDAVGGAGQSPPNSGVGGVLVLSEPHPVLEKLRLVNNYNPKDFDWNLKQGRVFIIKSYSEDDIHRSIKYNIWCSTEHGNKRLDAAYRSLGAKGPLYLLFSVNGSGHFCGVAEMRSPVDYNTCAGVWSQDKWKGRFDVRWIFVKDVPNSQLRHIRLENNENKPVTNSRDTQEVPLDKARQVLKIIAGYKHTTSIFDDFSHYEKRQEEEDCVKKVEVQGSEPYPSNPNPSRSHYRLQERQGRVK; this comes from the exons ATGTCAGCCAGCAGCCTTCTTGAACAG AGACCGAAAGGCCAAGGAAACAAAG TGCAAAACGGAGCTGTGACCCAAAAGGATACCTTGAATGATGATGAGTTTGAGCCTTACCTGAACCCTCAGGCCAGACAG AGCAATGCCTATACGGCCATGTCGGACTCCTACATGCCCAGTTACTACAGCCCATCCATAGGATTCTCTTACTCCCTGAACGAGGCAGCATGGTCCACCGGGGGAGATCCTCCCATGCCTTACCTGACCTCATATGGACAGCTGAGCAACGGGGAGCACCACTTCCTGCCTGACCCCATGTTCGGCCAGCCGGGCCCGCTGGGCAGCAACCCCTTCTTGGGCCAGCACAGTTTCAACTTCTTTCCCAGCAGTATGGACTTCTCTGCCTGGGGCAACAACAGCTCTCAGGGACAGTCTACGCAGAACTCTGGCTACAGCAGTAGCTATGCCTACGCACCCAGCTCGCTAGGGGGTGCCATGATCGACGGACAGTCCCCCTTCGCCCAGAACGAGCCCCTCAACAAGGCACCTGGCATGAACAGCTTGGACCAGGGCATGGCTGGACTTAAGATTGGTGGTGGTGCCGGGGACATGGGGGCCCCAAAGGTGGTGGGCTCTGGCCTCCCCAGGGGATCCCTAGGCCACAGCCAGGTTTCTGGTGGAGCTCCCAGCATGCCACTGCCCCCCGTGTCCAACGCCCCCGCTAAGCCCGCCTCCTGGGCGGACATTGCCAGCAAGCCGGCCAAGCCGCAGCCCAAGCTGAAAACCAAGGGTGGCATAGCGGGGACCAACCTGCCCCCTCCGCCCATCAAACACAACATGGACATTGGCACTTGGGACAACAAGGGGACTATGCCTAAAGCGTCCACCCCCCAGCAGGCGCCTCTCCCCAGCAACGGGCAGCCGCCCAACCAGGCCTCACCTCAGCCCGGCACCATGGCCGGAGGGACCCCGCAACTGCCCCTCAGCAATGGACAGTTGGTGGCCTCTTCGGCCCAGCTGGGGCAGCACCAATTCCCCCCCAACGGGCAGCAGGGCTTGGGGGGACAGCTGCAGCTCTCCCAGGGCCCCCCGCCCACCACCCAGCCATCTCAGCCCACCCGCTGGGTCCCTCCACGGAACCGTGCCAACGGCTTTGGGGATGCCGTGGGTGGGGCGGGGCAGTCGCCCCCCAACTCGGGCGTGGGTGGGGTGCTGGTGCTCTCGGAGCCCCACCCGGTGCTGGAGAAGCTGCGCCTGGTCAACAACTACAACCCCAAAGACTTTGACTGGAATCTCAAGCAGGGCCGTGTGTTCATCATCAAGAGCTACTCCGAGGACGACATCCACCGCTCCATCAAGTACAACATCTGGTGCAGCACGGAGCACGGCAACAAGCGGCTGGACGCCGCCTACCGTTCGCTGGGCGCCAAGGGCCCCCTCTACCTGCTCTTCAGCGTCAACGGCAGTGGCCACTTTTGCGGCGTGGCGGAGATGCGCTCGCCCGTGGACTACAATACCTGCGCCGGCGTGTGGTCGCAGGACAAGTGGAAGGGGCGCTTTGACGTGCGCTGGATCTTCGTTAAGGACGTTCCCAacagccagctgcggcacatccGCCTGGAGAACAACGAGAATAAGCCAGTGACCAACTCGCGGGACACACAGGAGGTGCCTCTGGACAAGGCACGGCAGGTGCTGAAGATCATCGCCGGCTACAAGCACACCACCTCCATCTTTGACGACTTCTCCCACTACGAGAAGCgccaagaggaggaggactgtgtGAAAAAG GTGGAGGTCCAGGGTAGCGAGCCGTACCCCagtaaccccaaccccagcaggAGTCATTACAGACTTCAG GAACGCCAAGGACGTGTCAAGTAA